The proteins below are encoded in one region of Streptomyces cyanogenus:
- the adhE gene encoding bifunctional acetaldehyde-CoA/alcohol dehydrogenase encodes MTRHEAGTQATAAADAPSDIAIAVDQLVTNGLKALADYDALTQEQVDHIVKKASVAALDQHTTLARLAVDETGRGVFEDKAAKNVFACEHVTHSMGPMKTVGVIARDDIEDMIEVAEPVGVVCAITPVTNPTSTTVFKALMALTTRNPIVFAFHPSAQRCSTEAARIVRDAAVAAGAPEHCVQWIETPSVEATGILMRHPGVSLILATGGNAMVRAAYSAGKPALGVGAGNVPAYVQKSAKLRRAVNDLVLSKSFDNGMICASEQAVILDDEIYDAALAEFRTLHAHVATAEEKSKLEAFLFPTGPANAGCEPKVNAAAVGQSPAWIAKQAGFTVPGDTSLILVEAERVGPDEPLTREKLCPVLAVLRTGSEEQGFDLAADMVAFHGQGHTAVIHTEDPALAEAYGRRMKTVRIIVNAPSSQGAIGGIYNSLLPSLTLGCGSWGHTSVSNNVSAVQLLNIKRVSTRRNNLQWFKVPPKIYFEPQSLRYLTSMPDVHRVTVVTDATMTRLGFVDRVSRVLQRRHEPVTVQIIDNVEPEPSIDSVRRGAQLMRDFRPDTIIALGGGSPMDAAKVMWLLYEHPDIDFADMRQKFSDIRKRAFRFPVLGTRARLVCVPTTSGTGAEVTPFAVISDPASGKKYPLADYALTPSVAIVDPLLTADLPPALAADSGFDALTHAIEAYVSVYANDFTDGPALHAIRLIFDNIEAAVNDRKGRPDARERMHNAATIAGMAFGNAFLGIVHAMSHTLGATFHIAHGRTNAVLLPHVIRYNGTIPAKLTGWPKYENYRAPERFQDIARALGLPASTAQEGVESLARAVERLRDAVGIEPSFQALGIDERTFLDALPQQALNAYEDQCAPANPRMPMLDDMQEIMRTAYYGGALGRPNADEGRTALA; translated from the coding sequence ATGACCCGTCATGAGGCCGGAACCCAGGCGACGGCAGCTGCCGACGCGCCGTCCGACATCGCCATCGCCGTGGACCAGCTGGTCACGAACGGACTCAAGGCGCTCGCCGACTACGACGCCCTCACCCAGGAGCAGGTCGACCACATCGTCAAGAAGGCCTCGGTCGCCGCCCTGGACCAGCACACCACGCTGGCCCGCCTGGCCGTGGATGAGACCGGACGCGGGGTCTTCGAGGACAAGGCGGCCAAGAACGTGTTCGCGTGCGAGCACGTCACGCACAGCATGGGCCCGATGAAGACCGTCGGCGTCATCGCCCGCGACGACATCGAGGACATGATCGAGGTGGCCGAGCCGGTCGGCGTGGTCTGCGCGATCACACCGGTCACCAACCCGACCTCCACCACTGTCTTCAAGGCCCTGATGGCGCTGACGACGCGCAACCCGATCGTGTTCGCCTTCCACCCCTCGGCCCAGCGGTGCAGCACGGAGGCGGCCCGGATCGTACGGGACGCGGCCGTCGCCGCCGGCGCGCCGGAGCACTGCGTGCAGTGGATCGAGACCCCGTCGGTCGAGGCGACCGGCATCCTGATGCGCCACCCCGGCGTCTCGCTGATCCTCGCCACCGGCGGCAACGCCATGGTCCGGGCCGCCTACTCGGCGGGCAAGCCCGCGCTGGGAGTCGGTGCGGGCAACGTGCCGGCGTACGTGCAAAAGAGCGCGAAGCTGCGCCGGGCCGTCAACGACCTGGTGCTGTCGAAGTCCTTCGACAACGGCATGATCTGCGCCTCCGAGCAGGCCGTCATCCTGGACGACGAGATCTACGACGCGGCACTGGCCGAGTTCCGCACTCTGCACGCTCACGTGGCGACCGCCGAGGAGAAGTCGAAGCTGGAAGCTTTCCTGTTCCCCACGGGCCCTGCGAACGCGGGCTGCGAGCCCAAGGTCAACGCCGCGGCCGTCGGTCAGAGCCCGGCATGGATCGCCAAGCAGGCGGGCTTCACCGTCCCGGGCGACACCTCGCTGATCCTGGTCGAGGCCGAGCGGGTGGGTCCGGACGAGCCGCTGACCCGCGAGAAGCTCTGCCCGGTGCTCGCCGTGCTGCGCACCGGCTCCGAGGAGCAGGGCTTCGACCTCGCCGCGGACATGGTCGCCTTCCACGGCCAGGGCCACACCGCGGTCATCCACACCGAGGACCCGGCGCTCGCGGAGGCGTACGGCCGGCGTATGAAGACCGTACGGATCATCGTCAACGCCCCGTCCTCGCAAGGAGCCATCGGCGGCATCTACAACAGCCTGCTGCCGTCACTCACCCTGGGCTGCGGCTCCTGGGGCCACACCTCGGTGTCCAACAACGTCTCCGCCGTCCAACTGCTGAACATCAAGCGGGTCAGCACGCGCCGCAACAACCTGCAGTGGTTCAAGGTCCCGCCGAAGATCTACTTCGAGCCGCAGTCCCTGCGCTACCTGACCTCCATGCCGGACGTCCACCGCGTCACAGTCGTCACCGACGCCACCATGACCCGCCTCGGCTTCGTCGACCGCGTCAGCAGGGTCCTGCAGCGGCGTCACGAACCGGTCACCGTCCAGATCATCGACAACGTCGAACCGGAGCCGAGCATCGACTCCGTCCGGCGCGGTGCCCAGCTCATGCGCGACTTCCGCCCGGACACGATCATCGCGCTCGGTGGCGGCTCGCCGATGGACGCCGCCAAGGTGATGTGGCTCCTCTACGAGCACCCGGACATCGACTTCGCCGACATGCGGCAGAAGTTCTCCGACATCCGCAAGCGCGCCTTCCGCTTCCCGGTCCTCGGCACCCGGGCCCGCCTGGTGTGCGTGCCCACCACGTCCGGCACCGGCGCGGAGGTCACCCCCTTCGCGGTGATCTCCGACCCCGCCAGCGGCAAGAAGTACCCGCTCGCCGACTACGCACTCACCCCGAGCGTGGCCATCGTCGACCCGCTGCTCACCGCGGACCTGCCCCCGGCGCTGGCGGCCGACAGCGGCTTCGATGCCCTCACCCACGCCATAGAGGCGTACGTGTCCGTCTACGCCAACGACTTCACCGACGGCCCGGCCCTGCACGCGATCCGGCTGATCTTCGACAACATCGAAGCAGCGGTGAACGACCGCAAGGGCCGTCCCGACGCACGGGAGAGGATGCACAACGCCGCGACGATCGCCGGCATGGCCTTCGGCAACGCCTTCCTCGGCATCGTCCACGCCATGTCGCACACCCTGGGCGCCACCTTCCACATCGCCCACGGCCGTACCAACGCCGTCCTGCTGCCGCACGTCATCCGCTACAACGGCACCATTCCGGCGAAGCTCACGGGCTGGCCCAAGTACGAGAACTACCGCGCCCCGGAACGCTTCCAGGACATCGCCCGAGCCCTCGGCCTGCCCGCCTCCACCGCGCAGGAGGGCGTGGAATCGCTGGCCCGCGCGGTGGAGCGGCTGCGCGACGCCGTGGGCATCGAGCCGTCGTTCCAGGCCCTCGGCATCGACGAGCGCACGTTCCTGGACGCTCTGCCGCAGCAGGCCCTGAACGCCTACGAGGACCAGTGCGCACCGGCGAACCCGCGCATGCCGATGCTCGACGACATGCAGGAGATCATGCGCACGGCCTACTACGGGGGTGCGCTGGGCCGACCGAACGCGGACGAGGGCCGAACGGCCCTGGCGTGA
- a CDS encoding cyclic nucleotide-binding domain-containing protein produces MNTPSMLRALPIEHRQRLMRLAREVSFPQGTRIFKEGARADRFWIIRTGSVDLDTHVPGRRHAVIETLGHNELVGLSWLFAPHVWHLGATAATPVRAYEFDATAVRSLCQDDPALGRAVTQWAGDVLAHRLRTTRARLLDLYAPYGAGSAV; encoded by the coding sequence ATGAACACCCCGAGCATGCTGCGCGCGCTGCCTATCGAGCACCGGCAACGGCTCATGCGTCTTGCTCGGGAGGTGTCCTTCCCTCAGGGGACGCGCATCTTCAAGGAAGGGGCACGTGCGGACCGGTTCTGGATCATCCGCACCGGGTCCGTCGATCTCGACACGCACGTCCCCGGCCGGCGCCACGCCGTCATCGAGACCCTCGGCCACAACGAACTCGTCGGTCTGTCCTGGCTGTTTGCGCCGCACGTGTGGCATCTGGGCGCCACGGCGGCGACACCGGTACGGGCCTACGAGTTCGACGCCACGGCCGTCCGCTCCCTCTGCCAGGACGACCCGGCACTCGGACGTGCCGTCACCCAGTGGGCCGGCGACGTGCTGGCCCACCGCCTCCGTACCACCAGGGCCCGGCTGCTGGACCTCTACGCCCCCTACGGCGCCGGCAGCGCCGTGTGA
- a CDS encoding CBS domain-containing protein encodes MHSTPHIVSDVMSHTVAAVGRRAAFKEIVQLMQDWKVSALPVLEGEGRVVGVVSEADLLPKEEFRDSDPDRATQLRRLDDLAKAGGLTAEDLMTSPALTLHANATLAQAARTMAHAKVKRLPVVDDVGMLQGIVSRADLLKVFLRTDEEIAEEVRREVVAHLFPTPVSDVQVEVRNGVVKLIGHARDTSLVPVAARLVRAVEGVVDVEFELTRSESPAESNAADANGGETLSPA; translated from the coding sequence GTGCACAGCACCCCGCACATCGTCAGCGACGTCATGTCCCACACCGTCGCCGCCGTCGGCCGACGGGCCGCCTTCAAGGAGATCGTGCAGCTCATGCAGGACTGGAAGGTCAGCGCCCTGCCTGTCCTGGAGGGCGAGGGCCGCGTGGTCGGCGTCGTCTCCGAGGCCGACCTGCTGCCCAAGGAGGAGTTCCGCGACAGCGACCCCGACCGGGCCACCCAGCTGCGCCGCCTCGACGACCTGGCCAAGGCCGGCGGCCTGACCGCCGAGGACCTCATGACCTCCCCCGCCCTCACCCTGCACGCGAACGCGACACTCGCCCAAGCCGCACGGACCATGGCGCACGCCAAGGTCAAACGCCTGCCCGTCGTAGACGACGTGGGCATGCTGCAGGGCATCGTCAGCCGCGCGGACCTGCTGAAGGTCTTCCTGCGGACCGATGAGGAGATCGCCGAGGAGGTCCGGCGGGAGGTCGTGGCGCATCTCTTCCCGACGCCAGTGTCAGATGTGCAGGTGGAAGTGCGAAACGGCGTCGTGAAGCTCATCGGCCACGCCCGGGACACATCCCTGGTCCCGGTGGCCGCGCGCCTGGTCCGGGCCGTCGAGGGTGTGGTCGACGTGGAGTTCGAGCTGACGCGCTCGGAAAGCCCTGCGGAGTCGAACGCTGCTGACGCGAACGGCGGCGAAACCCTGTCTCCGGCCTGA
- a CDS encoding response regulator, with translation MADSEQPGAGNPIRVFLLDDHEVVRRGVRDLLNDEQDIEVIGEAGTVEQALVRVPALRPQVAVLDVRLPDGDGVTVCRELRSRMPELACLMLTSFDDEEALLDSIMAGASGYVLKQIQGSDLVSAVRTVAGGQSLLDASATTKLMARLRGGQQEEQQPDGLQGLTEREREILALIGEGLTNRQIGQRLYLAEKTVKNHISRLLAKLGVERRIQAAVIATQVQDRQRQEGH, from the coding sequence ATGGCGGACAGCGAGCAGCCCGGCGCCGGCAACCCGATCCGGGTCTTTCTGCTGGACGACCACGAGGTGGTGCGGCGCGGGGTGCGCGACCTGCTGAACGACGAGCAGGACATCGAGGTGATCGGCGAGGCCGGCACCGTGGAGCAGGCACTGGTGCGTGTCCCCGCGTTGCGCCCGCAGGTGGCCGTCCTCGACGTCCGTCTGCCGGACGGCGACGGCGTGACAGTGTGCCGGGAGCTGCGCTCCCGCATGCCGGAGCTGGCCTGCCTCATGCTGACCTCCTTCGACGACGAGGAGGCGCTGCTCGACTCGATCATGGCGGGCGCCTCCGGATACGTCCTGAAGCAGATCCAGGGCTCGGACCTGGTGTCCGCCGTGCGCACCGTGGCCGGAGGCCAGTCCCTGCTCGACGCCAGTGCCACCACCAAGCTGATGGCCCGGCTGCGCGGCGGCCAGCAGGAGGAGCAGCAGCCCGACGGACTGCAAGGCCTGACCGAGCGGGAGCGGGAGATCCTGGCTCTGATCGGCGAGGGCCTGACCAACCGTCAGATCGGCCAGCGCCTGTACCTGGCTGAGAAGACGGTGAAGAATCACATCTCCCGTCTGCTGGCCAAGCTTGGCGTCGAGCGCCGCATCCAGGCCGCTGTCATCGCCACTCAGGTCCAGGACCGGCAGCGGCAGGAAGGGCACTGA
- a CDS encoding pyridoxamine 5'-phosphate oxidase family protein codes for MPIDTAQHLPVGPRRSIELDSDEALRLLGSVSFGRIVFTRHTLPTVRPVNHVLDNGDIVIRTHEGAALTARAGQADGQGVVVAYEADAIDPVTHLGWSVVVTGYAHLVTDAEELARYQALLNPWVHRTMDYAVRIRPDLITGVRLAADVTGVRPTADHESGGA; via the coding sequence ATGCCCATCGACACCGCTCAGCACCTCCCTGTCGGGCCACGCCGAAGCATCGAGCTGGACAGCGACGAAGCCCTCCGGCTGTTGGGCAGTGTGTCCTTCGGACGGATCGTCTTCACCCGTCACACGCTGCCGACCGTCCGCCCGGTCAACCACGTCCTGGACAACGGCGACATCGTCATCCGCACCCACGAGGGCGCGGCCCTGACCGCGCGCGCCGGGCAGGCCGACGGTCAAGGCGTCGTGGTGGCCTACGAGGCCGACGCCATCGATCCCGTCACGCACCTCGGCTGGAGCGTGGTCGTCACCGGTTACGCGCACCTGGTGACCGACGCGGAGGAACTGGCCCGGTACCAGGCACTGCTCAACCCGTGGGTGCACCGGACCATGGACTATGCGGTGCGCATCCGCCCGGACCTCATAACCGGCGTGCGGCTCGCCGCTGACGTAACCGGCGTGCGGCCCACCGCCGACCATGAGTCCGGCGGCGCCTGA